ACCATGAACTCTCCTCCCTTCTCCAGGTGTCCCAGGATGCCCCACCCGAAATTCACGTCGCGGAACAGCTTGGCGTCGATCTCCACCAGCCGCCCCGCCCGCGGATCGATGAGCATGTGGCCTGCCATCCCTTGGTACACCTGCAGCTCCCGCGACGGAGGATCGTAATCCGGGTTCGGTTTGAAGCTCAGCCGGACCACGGGGCCGCGCGGCCCTTCCTCTCTGCCTTCGAACTCATAGACGAAGGCGTCCGGCAGGGCGCGCACCATCTTGCGTGTGCGCTTGTCGTCCTCTTGCTGCTGCTTGGCCTTTTGCTGGCGGGCCTGGGGATCCCTCATCAGTTTGTTGAGCCGCTCATCGTCGGCCTTGCGTTCCTCTGCGGTCAGCGGGCGGTCGTTGATCGCCATCAACCGCGCGATGATCCCGTCCTTGGTTTCGATCATCTCCTTCGTCAGGATCCCGCGCTTGCCATTCTCTTTCAGGATGTACCGGAACGACGGTCCGCCACCCTTTTCGTCGGCCTCCATCTGTCGATCGATCGCATTGCGCACCAGCGCCTGCGCCTCTGGCGCCGTCAGCGGCTTTTCGCTGGCTAGAGTTGTTCGTGGGCGATTATTCGCCGCACCGGCAGCCGGCTTGGCCGGTTGATCCTGCGCCCGCGCCGTGACGCACATCGCTGTCGCCAGGAGCGCGCACCCCAGCGCACGCACATTTTGGGTCCCAGGGTTCATGGCTTTCATAGATTAGACGACGGCGCTCCGTCTTGCTGTTGCTTTTTGAGCACTTGGTGGTCGATTCGGAGTTGGGCACCGCTCTGATTCCAAAGAAGTTAGGCTACTAAACGCCATTATTCGTTAGCAGTTAGTATTCATCTTGCAATCATCCATCCAACAGCAGGCACCGTGCTTCGATCTGTGGGCTGCGCATCGGCCCGCGCCGGAACAGCGAAATGCCCGCTTTTTTCCTGTATGCTCACCTCCTCGCGAGCGCTTCACCAGATCGAATTCTGGACCAACTATTCACTTCCCGTTCACTCCACCTATGATTGCCGTCTTCATTTCTCCAGGTTAGATTCGCAGGGACGTTTACCAGTAAGTTACTGCACGGACTTTGGTGCTTCCAGATACCACACTCCGCGAAAAACCCGATTGCCCGCCGCCATGCCGTCGGGTATAGTCTGCACAAGCTATTCTGTTTCGGTACTTTGCAACGCAACTTTTGTGCGCAGCTTCCGGAACTGTGTGGCTCACGATGCGTCGTGGAGGGCCTCGCCTATGTGGAAAACTCATAAAGAGGAAGTCAAGCCGCCGGCGCCAACGGCCCCGCAGCCATTTCCTTCGGCATTCACACCGTCCAAGGAGGTTCGTCCCATGGAAGCGCCCAAGCCGATCGATAACTTCAAGGCTGACGTGGCTCATATCGGGAAGTCGGTTCTCGTGAAAGGCGAACTCTCCGGCAGCGAGGATCTCTATCTCGATGGCGAAGTCGAAGGCAGCATCGAGCTCCGCGATCACAGCTTGATCGTTGGGCCCCACGGCCGCGTTCGCGCCAATGTCCATGCCCGCGATATCGTGGTCCACGGCAAGGTGGACGGCAACGTCCGCGGCACCGAGCGCGTGGAA
This genomic stretch from Terriglobia bacterium harbors:
- a CDS encoding polymer-forming cytoskeletal protein, which translates into the protein MEAPKPIDNFKADVAHIGKSVLVKGELSGSEDLYLDGEVEGSIELRDHSLIVGPHGRVRANVHARDIVVHGKVDGNVRGTERVELKKSAVLVGDISTQRIIIEDGAFFKGAIDIQKEASKPETKSETKREMAMAAAASFSAAASSSSSSSTGSAGTSQSSLLEKKY